Proteins found in one Brachypodium distachyon strain Bd21 chromosome 5, Brachypodium_distachyon_v3.0, whole genome shotgun sequence genomic segment:
- the LOC112269264 gene encoding uncharacterized protein LOC112269264 isoform X2, with protein sequence MDTNSSSNASAHTTMQIDATHEAPATEVISSDEEVRPAIRRRVDCVDEENDFGPIKVDDAEPIPDLGNTDFSGILNGDADHDLDDLANLHVDDYDLSSQAPVLTSQPPADRIVPPTADVSSDTPSSLQGEDKESSTQASVSHMDVSSLTQLYLKTTESALQSSFEGLNASDITEPQCHGLLRAMISVLPSVPQVASVREALEGIISTSTEVQTADTAIDSAPAKQSGAIAAATSEVQLLDDILRGTSNELSSMIEQQDKEEKLVNSLSAQLDAATLALHATREGVARLKLAHSIKQSEAKKLRDNLDEISSQAAREVDALKQKRSALMDEAGRFLQILKN encoded by the exons ATGGACACAAATTCCTCTTCCAATGCTTCAGCTCACACCACCATGCAGATCGATGCAACACACGAAGCCCCTGCCACTGAAGTTATTTCTTCAGATGAGGAAGTGAGGCCTGCTATCCGAAGGAGAGTTGATTGTGTCGACGAGGAGAATGATTTTGGTCCTATAAAAGTGGATGATGCTGAACCTATACCCGACCTTGGCAATACAGATTTTTCCGGTATTCTTAATGGGGACGCCGATCATGATTTGGATGATCTGGCCAATCTGCATGTTGACGATTATGATTTATCGAGTCAGGCTCCAGTTCTAACTTCTCAACCACCTGCGGATCGTATCGTGCCTCCAACAGCTGATGTTTCCAGTGATACTCCTTCCTCTTTACAGG gcGAGGACAAGGAATCATCAACACAGGCATCAGTATCACACATGGACGTCTCCTCTCTCACGCAACTTTATCTGAAAACCACAGAATCAGCACTGCAGTCATCCTTTGAAGGTCTAAATGCCTCTGATATTACAGAACCCCAGTGCCATGGACTTCTACGGGCGATGATTTCAGTACTCCCCTCCGTGCCTCAAGTTGCTTCTGTTCGAGAGGCTTTGGAAGGTATCATTTCCACTTCGACTGAGGTGCAGACAGCTGATACAGCAATTGATAGTGCACCCGCCAAACAGTCTGGAGCCATCGCTGCAGCAACGAGTGAGGTTCAATTGCTTGACGATATTTTACGAGGCACATCCAATGAGCTGTCATCCATGATAGAACAACAGGATAAGGAGGAGAAGCTTGTCAACTCTCTCTCCGCTCAACTGGATGCAGCTACTCTTGCTTTACATGCCACTCGTGAGGGTGTTGCCCGACTGAAGCTCGCCCACTCTATTAAACAGTCCGAAGCCAAGAAGCTCCGTGACAATCTGGATGAGATCAGCTCCCAAGCTGCTCGAGAAGTTGATGCTCTCAAGCAGAAACGATCAGCGTTGATGGACGAGGCTGGCAGATTTTTGCAGATTCTGAAGAACTGA
- the LOC112269264 gene encoding uncharacterized protein LOC112269264 isoform X1: MFLSDDEPKTSQKKKRGRKDMDTNSSSNASAHTTMQIDATHEAPATEVISSDEEVRPAIRRRVDCVDEENDFGPIKVDDAEPIPDLGNTDFSGILNGDADHDLDDLANLHVDDYDLSSQAPVLTSQPPADRIVPPTADVSSDTPSSLQGEDKESSTQASVSHMDVSSLTQLYLKTTESALQSSFEGLNASDITEPQCHGLLRAMISVLPSVPQVASVREALEGIISTSTEVQTADTAIDSAPAKQSGAIAAATSEVQLLDDILRGTSNELSSMIEQQDKEEKLVNSLSAQLDAATLALHATREGVARLKLAHSIKQSEAKKLRDNLDEISSQAAREVDALKQKRSALMDEAGRFLQILKN, from the exons ATGTTTCTTTCAGATGATGAACCTAAAACATCTCAAAAg aagaagcgggggcGTAAAGATATGGACACAAATTCCTCTTCCAATGCTTCAGCTCACACCACCATGCAGATCGATGCAACACACGAAGCCCCTGCCACTGAAGTTATTTCTTCAGATGAGGAAGTGAGGCCTGCTATCCGAAGGAGAGTTGATTGTGTCGACGAGGAGAATGATTTTGGTCCTATAAAAGTGGATGATGCTGAACCTATACCCGACCTTGGCAATACAGATTTTTCCGGTATTCTTAATGGGGACGCCGATCATGATTTGGATGATCTGGCCAATCTGCATGTTGACGATTATGATTTATCGAGTCAGGCTCCAGTTCTAACTTCTCAACCACCTGCGGATCGTATCGTGCCTCCAACAGCTGATGTTTCCAGTGATACTCCTTCCTCTTTACAGG gcGAGGACAAGGAATCATCAACACAGGCATCAGTATCACACATGGACGTCTCCTCTCTCACGCAACTTTATCTGAAAACCACAGAATCAGCACTGCAGTCATCCTTTGAAGGTCTAAATGCCTCTGATATTACAGAACCCCAGTGCCATGGACTTCTACGGGCGATGATTTCAGTACTCCCCTCCGTGCCTCAAGTTGCTTCTGTTCGAGAGGCTTTGGAAGGTATCATTTCCACTTCGACTGAGGTGCAGACAGCTGATACAGCAATTGATAGTGCACCCGCCAAACAGTCTGGAGCCATCGCTGCAGCAACGAGTGAGGTTCAATTGCTTGACGATATTTTACGAGGCACATCCAATGAGCTGTCATCCATGATAGAACAACAGGATAAGGAGGAGAAGCTTGTCAACTCTCTCTCCGCTCAACTGGATGCAGCTACTCTTGCTTTACATGCCACTCGTGAGGGTGTTGCCCGACTGAAGCTCGCCCACTCTATTAAACAGTCCGAAGCCAAGAAGCTCCGTGACAATCTGGATGAGATCAGCTCCCAAGCTGCTCGAGAAGTTGATGCTCTCAAGCAGAAACGATCAGCGTTGATGGACGAGGCTGGCAGATTTTTGCAGATTCTGAAGAACTGA